A single genomic interval of Meles meles chromosome 9, mMelMel3.1 paternal haplotype, whole genome shotgun sequence harbors:
- the ERFE gene encoding erythroferrone isoform X1: MAPARRPAGARLLLVCAGLLAAAGGLRFPEPGEPVDGRNSPELGLGNELPAGPGESRPGPPARTLEPTGEGARSFDPRDAWMLFIRQSDKGVNGKRGSRGKARKLKLGLPGPPGPPGPQGPPGPVIPPEVLLKEFQLLLRGAVRQRERTEPEPCTHGPPEGTATIREEEEAAGDASVLALVAAPLAPGPRVPRVEAAFHGRLRRDASVERRALHELGGYYLPDAQGAFHRGPGLNLTSGQYTAPVAGFYALAATLHAALTEQPRRGPPRPRDRLRLLICIQSRCQRNASLEAVMGLEGSSELFTISVNGVLYLQASRAGVDPALPRRRGSTPRSSWTTPAAPPSPCAAAPISALSSLACERTHQALPLAHVLVDCRMPTGRGKPGHLPGCPAQGPRASQGQHAGQRSSLRIAPLVSTWGFLVPTCPSPMVPLAWISCSDCRTQKSHSPLAQKPRAQSDTGKELMGDSESLPCISSPCRWPLQSALHHSS; encoded by the exons ATggcccccgcccgccgccccgccggggcccgcCTGCTGCTCGTCTGTGCAGGCCTGCTGGCCGCCGCCGGCGGCCTCCGCTTCCCGGAGCCCGGCGAGCCAGTGGACGGCCGCAACAGCCCAGAGCTGGGCCTCGGAAACGAGCTGCCCGCGGGCCCCGGGGAGAGCCGCCCGGGGCCGCCCGCCCGCACGCTG GAGCCCACCGGTGAGGGGGCACGTAGCTTCGaccccagggatgcctggatgctCTTTATCAGGCAGAGTGACAAAGGCGTCAATGGCAAGAGAGGAAGCAGAGGCAAGGCCAGGAAGCTGAAG CTGGGTCTGCCAGGACCCCCAGGTCCCCCCGGTCCCCAGGGCCCCCCTGGCCCCGTCATCCCACCTGAGGTACTGCTGAAGGAGTTCCAGCTGCTGCTGAGAG GCGCAGTGCGGCAGCGTGAGCGCACGGAGCCCGAGCCCTGCACGCATGGCCCCCCGGAGGGCACAGCCACCAtccgggaggaggaggaggcggcggggGACGCAAGCGTGCTGGCGCTGGTGGCCGCACCCCTAGCCCCGGGCCCGCGGGTGCCGCGCGTCGAGGCTGCCTTCCACGGCCGCCTGCGCCGGGACGCATCGGTGGAGCGGCGCGCACTGCATGAGCTCGGAGGCTACTACCTG CCCGACGCCCAGGGCGCCTTCCACCGCGGTCCCGGCCTGAACCTGACCAGTGGCCAGTACACGGCGCCTGTCGCTGGCTTCTATGCGCTCGCCGCCACGCTGCACGCCG CGCTCACAGAGCAGCCCAGGCGGGGGCCGCCACGCCCCCGGGACCGCCTGCGTCTCCTCATCTGCATCCAGTCCCGGTGCCAGCGCAACGC CTCCCTGGAGGCTGTCATGGGCCTGGAGGGCAGCAGTGAGCTCTTCACCATCTCGGTCAATGGCGTTCTGTACCTGCAG GCCAGCAGAGCCGGGGTTGACCCTGCCCTTCCCCGCAGACGGGGCAGTACGCCTCGGTCTTCCTGGACAACGCCAGCGGCTCCTCCCTCACCGTGCGCAGCGGCTCCCATTTCAGCGCTGTCCTCCTTGGCGTGTGAGCGGACACACCAGGCCCTTCCTCTCGCCCA TGTTCTTGTGGACTGCCGGATGCCAACAGGGAGGGGAAAGCCTGGTCACCTGCCTGGGTGCCCTGCACAGGGTCCGAGGGCCTCCCAGGGACAGCATGCTGGCCAGCGCAGCAGCCTCCGCATCGCTCCCCTTGTCTCCACCTGGGGCTTCCTGgtccccacctgcccctccccaatgGTGCCTTTGGCCTGGATTTCCTGCAGTGACTGCAGGACTCAAAAGTCTCACAGCCCCTTGGCACAGAAGCCCCGGGCCCAGAGCGACACTGGAAAGGAGCTAATGGGGGACAGTGAGAGTCTGCCATGCATAAGTTCACCTTGCAGATGGCCTTTGCAGAGCGCCCTGCACCACTCCTCCTAG
- the ERFE gene encoding erythroferrone isoform X2: MAPARRPAGARLLLVCAGLLAAAGGLRFPEPGEPVDGRNSPELGLGNELPAGPGESRPGPPARTLEPTGEGARSFDPRDAWMLFIRQSDKGVNGKRGSRGKARKLKLGLPGPPGPPGPQGPPGPVIPPEVLLKEFQLLLRGAVRQRERTEPEPCTHGPPEGTATIREEEEAAGDASVLALVAAPLAPGPRVPRVEAAFHGRLRRDASVERRALHELGGYYLPDAQGAFHRGPGLNLTSGQYTAPVAGFYALAATLHAALTEQPRRGPPRPRDRLRLLICIQSRCQRNASLEAVMGLEGSSELFTISVNGVLYLQTGQYASVFLDNASGSSLTVRSGSHFSAVLLGV; encoded by the exons ATggcccccgcccgccgccccgccggggcccgcCTGCTGCTCGTCTGTGCAGGCCTGCTGGCCGCCGCCGGCGGCCTCCGCTTCCCGGAGCCCGGCGAGCCAGTGGACGGCCGCAACAGCCCAGAGCTGGGCCTCGGAAACGAGCTGCCCGCGGGCCCCGGGGAGAGCCGCCCGGGGCCGCCCGCCCGCACGCTG GAGCCCACCGGTGAGGGGGCACGTAGCTTCGaccccagggatgcctggatgctCTTTATCAGGCAGAGTGACAAAGGCGTCAATGGCAAGAGAGGAAGCAGAGGCAAGGCCAGGAAGCTGAAG CTGGGTCTGCCAGGACCCCCAGGTCCCCCCGGTCCCCAGGGCCCCCCTGGCCCCGTCATCCCACCTGAGGTACTGCTGAAGGAGTTCCAGCTGCTGCTGAGAG GCGCAGTGCGGCAGCGTGAGCGCACGGAGCCCGAGCCCTGCACGCATGGCCCCCCGGAGGGCACAGCCACCAtccgggaggaggaggaggcggcggggGACGCAAGCGTGCTGGCGCTGGTGGCCGCACCCCTAGCCCCGGGCCCGCGGGTGCCGCGCGTCGAGGCTGCCTTCCACGGCCGCCTGCGCCGGGACGCATCGGTGGAGCGGCGCGCACTGCATGAGCTCGGAGGCTACTACCTG CCCGACGCCCAGGGCGCCTTCCACCGCGGTCCCGGCCTGAACCTGACCAGTGGCCAGTACACGGCGCCTGTCGCTGGCTTCTATGCGCTCGCCGCCACGCTGCACGCCG CGCTCACAGAGCAGCCCAGGCGGGGGCCGCCACGCCCCCGGGACCGCCTGCGTCTCCTCATCTGCATCCAGTCCCGGTGCCAGCGCAACGC CTCCCTGGAGGCTGTCATGGGCCTGGAGGGCAGCAGTGAGCTCTTCACCATCTCGGTCAATGGCGTTCTGTACCTGCAG ACGGGGCAGTACGCCTCGGTCTTCCTGGACAACGCCAGCGGCTCCTCCCTCACCGTGCGCAGCGGCTCCCATTTCAGCGCTGTCCTCCTTGGCGTGTGA